The Chamaesiphon minutus PCC 6605 DNA window AGCTCTTTAGCTTTGCCTACCCACTCAGAATCGATTTGATACATGCGGCGAGGTCGTCCGCGACCTTCAACTTTTTTCCAGTAGCCGACAATGGTACCGTTAGCTTCCAAAAATTTAATCGCACTATATAACACTGTATCCGAGAGCCGATAGGTTGAAGATTCATGCTCCAATCTGGCAATCAACTCAGTACCGTAAGAATCTCCCTGAAGCAGAATGTCGAGAATGTAACAAACGGCCAACTCTTGATTTAGATAGAGTGGTGGGGGGTTGCGGAAAAAGCAATAGATATCTTCAAAGTTCATAGCTGTTACCACCTTATAATATTGGTGTGCGTTAGTTCGTTTCAATCCTCACCTAGCCCGAAAGCTGGAGGCAATGTCGATAACGTAAGCGGTGCTTTGGCAAATCGCAATAGATCTGTCAAAACTAGACAGGAAGACAATTTCTACAGATAACGGGTTTAACTAATCGATCGAGCAAGTCTATTGGTACCCAGTTTTTAGCTTAACTCATCCAATTTACGTTAAGGGACAATTATTCTAGTTTCTTACCAATTTCTTAACTAATATTTATGTCAAATCTAGAAATTAACGGTAATACACCTCAAGCTGTCAAAAAAATTGCCGCTCAGCTCAAACGAGTTGGCTGGGCGGGATTTTGGTCGCAACTTGCTTTAGCGGTGGTTTCGAGTTTGATTTTTCTATTTGCCATTCCCTTTGCGAGTACGGGAGCCAGCAATCCGGGGACGGGTGGCAGTTTGCTATTTGCAGTGGGTGGATTGGTAATACTTTACGGAAGTACTTACTGGTCGTTTAGATATGTGAGGCTCTCGCGCCAGCTTAAAAATCCCAACTTGCGCCCCAAAAAAGCTGAGACGATTCAGATCGTTCGCTGGGGTCTGTTGGCGTCGTTGCTGGGCATGGGATCGAGCGTGTTAGGTGCCGAATCGATTGGCGGCACGCTATTGGGTAAGTCACTTTCAACAGCATTACCAGGAGCGATTTTTAGTCCTGATGCTTTGAGCAAAATTATTCAACCGTTGGATATATTTATCGTTTTGGCAAATACACATACGATTACGGCGCATTTTATTGGGATCGTATGTTCTCTGTGGCTGCTAGATCGAATTCAAAAACAGGGTTAATCGATCGTGTTTATCAAAGTTCGATCGATATTTCTTTAAACTAACTAATGCATCGCGATCGTCAATTAATCAAACTGTGGCAGCAATTTATCCCCCTATCTTTGTCCGATGTGACAATGGCACTGGGAGATCCTTTAACCACTACAACTCTGGCTCGTTTACCAGATCCGCGCACTAATATTGCCGCTGTCGGCGTCGCCAAGGCGATCGCCATTTTTTGTGAAAGTCCAATTATCATGTTACTCCATGCGAGTAATGCGCTCGCGCCCACTCAAGTATCCCGACGGGCATTATGGAAATTTACCTTAATTGCTAGCGGGGGGATGAGCTTATTGCTGGCACTGACAACTTTACCCTGGATATTTGCGATCGTCGGTGAAGGGTGGTTGGGTGTCTCGCCGAGCTTGAGTGGGACGATTCGATCGACACTGGCGATCGTCATTTTATGGCCATTCGCGATCGGGTGGCGGCGGTATTTTCAAGGATTATTAATTCATAGCGGTCAAAGTAATGCTATCGCCCAGGCGGGCCTCATCCGCCTGCTGGTAGTCGGCGGCATTCTCGCGGGGGGATTTAGCCTCAAAGCAAATGGCGCAGTCGTCGCGGCGATGAGCCTAGTCTGGGGCGTAATTGCCGAAGCTGTCGCCGTCACATATCTGGCGCGAAAATGGGGTGCGACGAAACCACCAGAAACATTATCTACCCCAGAATTACCCCAAGATTTAGCAAGTGTCTGGAAGTTTTACGCCCCCTTGGGCGGGACGATGATGCTGGCATGGGGTGCGCGGGCGGCTTTAGTCGGCATCGTCGCGCGAGCCAATGATGGAGCGATTGCCCTGGCTGCTTGGCCTGCGGCTTGGGGTTTGGTCGTCGTTGTTGCAAATTCGACGCGGATGGTGCAGCAGATTATCATTCGCAATCGCAAATTATTACCCGATCGACTCTTAATTATCTTCGCAATTACCGTCGGCTTAGCCTGCTCGTTAATTTTATTTTCAGTCAGCGGCACGCCAATGAGTCAAGCAGCCATTGGGTGGTTTGTCGGCCAAGACAACGAACTGATCTCGCGCGTGCGTCCCGTATTGCTCGTTAGTGCAGTGATGCCGTTATTAGTATCCCTCCAAAATGCAATGCAAGGTTTTTTGGTCAGCGAAGGGCGCACCTGGGGTGTAAACCAGGCTGCTTGGGTAGGAGCGGTAGTAATGTTAGCAACAGCATATTTTGGAACGCAATCGGGTCAAAATGGAGCCGTCGCTGCTGCCCTCGGTACGATCTTGGGCGTTACCATGGAGATTGGTTATTTATTTTATATTTGGCGTAATGTCAAAATAATTGATAATTGATAATTAGTAAAATTGCTCATCAATATTAAATAAAAATTTCATGCGAATTATTACGGATTTTGATGGGCCGATAATGGATTTATCCGATCGCTACTATCACGTCTATCAGCTCTGTTTAAATAAAGTCAAACACCCTCATCAGTCGCTAAACATCCTAACCAAAGATGAATTTTGGACATATAAACAGGCGCAAATTTCCGAACGACAAATCGGCATCGAGTCAGGATTGACAACGACGCAGGCAGAAGTATTTAAAAAAATGCGCGATCGCCATGCCCATCAATTACAATATTTATCACTCGATCGCGTCGTGCCCGGATCGATCGCCGCCCTAGAACAGATTCAATCATCTGGTATCGAACTTTTAGTAATGACATTGCGGCGCACCTGCGAATTAGAAGCAGCCTTTCAACAATACGATTTAGCCAAGTTCTTTCCACCACATTGCCGCTATTGTCTGCCAGATGACTATATAAAAAATAGTGATGTGCGAGCCAAAACCCAATTGATGACTCACTCTTTGACAGAATTGAAACCAGAGCCAAACACTTGGATGATTGGCGATACTGAAGCAGATATTATCGCCGCAAAAACTAATCATATCAAAGTAATTGGCGTACTGTCTGGCATTCGCGATCGCGATCGACTGGCGCAACATCAGCCAGACAAAATCGTCTCTAATTTAGCAGATGCCGTGAAATTCATCCTTGCATAATTCAGGTAAATTGCATCCGGTAGCAATTGCTACTTCAGATCGAGATTATTTTTGGCAAAGTGGTATCAAGGTTTTTTCAAGCGGATCGATCCAAGGTCTGAAAATTTTACTAAACTCAAGATCCTTGGTATAGCTGACCAGAAGTAATCGATCGCTGAAAATATCCCCGCTTAAACTCTGGAGGATACTAAAAATGACCGGACAACTCTGCTGGATTCCGACCTTTGCGTCTAAGGGAAAACTCACTTTACACCTTAGATTAGATCCCTTTCAGCCCTGGAAACCACACACCGCTTTTCCAAATTTGTGCGCTCCAGATTACCCAATTCCACGCGGCTCGATCGGTTGGGCAACTAGTCAAAAGCTGCTTAAAGCGGGTTGGGAAATCGTACCTACCGCACAAGTAAAAATCTCTTTTAGAGATGATTTTGAAGATGATTCTTTAGCGGCTTAGGTAATAAGTCTTCCATTTGCACAGGTGAAAACCCGACTTCTTCCAAGTTGGGTTTTTGTATACGGTGGAGGAGAAAAGTCAATATTTCCGAACATCTTAAGGATCTCATAATGAGATAACCCAGGTCTTTCTATTAGCTCATCGTTTTTGTTCTAATTCCCGAATCTTTTTCGGCATGTAATCGAATAAACTTTGGATTAAAACTTGGCTAGATACACATCATTTTCGCAATTCGATCGAGTCGATCGGACTATTGGCAAGCGAAATAATAGATGTATGGTGGGCAAACCTTGAGTAACAAATCAAAATCGAAGCATTAGCTCATTTGCCCACCATTACAAGTCCTGCTAAATTATCGCAGATTACTTCGTAGCAACTAACCCATTGTGACGTAACAACGCCGATGGATCTGGCTCCCGTCCACGGAAGGCGGTAAACACCTCCATTGGGTGCTTGCTACCGCCCAGCGATAATACTGTATCGCGGAACCGTCGTCCGGTCGTGCCGATCGCATCTGCATCATCTAAACCAGCATCTTCAAACGCTGCGAACGCATCCGCACTCAAGACTTCCGCCCACTTGTAGCTATAATAACCAGCCGCATAACCGCCAGCAAATATATGTCCGAAGGAGCAGAGGAAATTGTCTTCAGGTAATGGGGGAATTACCATGCTGATTTTGGCGAGGCGATTGCGAACATCGGCGATTGTTTCGGTACCACCTGGTTTGTAGCTGCTGTGCAGTGCGATGTCCAACCAGCTAAAGTGGATCTGACGGAGCATTCCGCTACCGCTCATAAATGTGCGTGCGGCGAGGAGTTTTTGGTAATAGTGTTCGGGTAAGGGTTCGCCAGTTTCGTAATGTTTGCCCAAACTTAGCAGGGTGGGGCGATGGTAGCACCAGTTTTCCATAAATTGGCTGGGTAACTCGACGGCATCCCATTCGACATTACTAATGCCTGCCGCGCCGACATAATCCACGGTGGTGAGCATGTGTTGTAAGCCGTGCCCGAATTCGTGGAAGAGGGTTTCAACTTCGCCGAAGGTCATCAGACTGGGTTTACCGTCTACTGGTGGCGTTTGATTGCAAGTTAGATAAGCAACGGGCAAACGGACTTTAGACCCATCTTTATCGGTCAACTTGGAGCGACTGATGCAATCTGCCATCCAGGCACCACCGCGTTTTTCAGCAGGACGGCTATATGCGTCTAGGTAGAAGTAGGCAATCGGTTGGTTTTGCTCGTTGGCGACTTGGAAATAGCGCACATCAGGATTCCAGACTGGTGCTTGTCCATCGGCGGCGGTGATGGTGATGCCAAACAGACTGTGGGCGAGATTAAATAAGCCCGAAAGTACCTGTTCTAAGGGAAAATACGGACGCAATTCTTCAGCATTAAAGTCAAATTTAGCTTCCCGCAGACGTTCCGACCAGTAGGCGAGATCCCAATGTTCAAGATCGTTGGCTTCGGGTGCATCTTTAGAGATAGCATAGGCACGCAGATCGTCTAGATCCTGTTTGGCTGCTTCAAAGCTGGCACTGCGGAGGGATTCGAGTAGATTTTCAACGGCAGCGACGTTGGGTGCCATTTTACTGGCGAGACTGAGTTCGGCGAAATTGTCGAAGCCGAGGATATTCGACATTTCACGCCGTAATTCGAGGATGCGATCGATATTGCCGAGATTATCATATTCCCCAGATGCCGCGCGACTGACATAGGCTTTATAGATTTGCTCGCGCAAGTCTCGCCGTTGACTGTGTTGCATGAATGGCATGAAACTGGGTGCATCTAAAGTAATTACCCAGGGGCCATCGGTTGGCGTAGCAGCTTCATGTCCGGCGGCTCTGGCAGATTGTGCGGCTTGACCGAGTAAACTTTCGGGTAGTCCTGCAATTTCTGCTGGCTCAGTCAGCTTCAGACTATAGGCTTTGGTGGCATCGAGGACGTTATTAGAGAACTTATTAGCAAGTTCGGCCAGTGCTAATTGAATATCATTAAATCGCTGCTTGGGTTCGCCAGTCAAACCGACTCCAGATAGCTCCATATCGCGGATGGCGGCATCGATAATCCTTTTTTGGGCAACATCGAAGGTTGCAAATTCGGGGCTGGCTTTAATCGCTTTATAACCCTCATACAGAGCCGCGCTCTGTCCCAACCGCATCCAAAACTGAACGACTTGGGGCTGCATTTCTTCATGAGCGGCGCGCAGTTCGGGACTATTTTGGACGCCCATTAGGTGTCCGACGATACTCCAAGCCCAAGAGATCCGCTCGACAATGCGATCGAGTGGTTCGACCAATCCCGCCCAGGTTGGGACGATTTTCGCTTCGAGATCTGTCAATTTTGTATTCGCTTCTGCAAGCAGTTCGGTAATATCGGGAACGACTTGTTCGGGTTTAATTTCTGGAAATGGGGGCAATCCCTGGCCTTGTAATAGGGGCTTCATAAGTAAGTGTGATGAGAACTGATATATTCCCATTATCTCTCGATCGCTCTACTCGCCGATGTCTGGTTTACCGTCATTTGAAACTACAACATTTTCAAAGATACTTTTTTGCTTAACTCCAGCAGTTAAAAGACGATGGCGGACATGGATCGATCGAATTCTACACCACTGTTTTAGCATTTACCAAGATTGCCGATTGCCAAACTACAGGCGTCGAAGCCGTCGATGAATCATGCTTAGCAGCAGATCGAGTAGCCACATGCCGCCAAAATTTAACTGCGAGTAGTCGAACTGCATCGGCTAGTCGATCGCTAAAAAAAAGCAACTGTAAACCACTACTAAAATAGCGTGAAAACCGCTCGACATAATCATCACAGCCTATTCGATCGGCTCTATAATAGATGTATAGAGATAGAAAAGGATAAGCCGAGCGTGAAGATTCAACCCTCTGTACTAGTTCACCTGGGATTTGGCAAATACGTTCGATCGGACAACGTGGTCGCACTGATTCCCCTAGAGCAGGAACGCGGCCCCGGACGACGCACGATCGTGTATCTCCAAGGCCAAGAAGAACCGATTGTGGTTTCTCGATCGGAAGATACGATCGTCCGCGACTTAGTACAAGAGCCACATGAAGTTACCCAATCCCGTCAACAACAAGAAATCTTGCGGGACTTATTGCAAAACCTCGATGGCGTCAATGCCACCGTCCGACGCATCAGTCGTGACGAAGGCGGTCTCGATCTCGATCGTTTAGAGGATCGGATTAGCAAGGTGCTCGAAAATTAGATTCTGAGATTGCATAGCACAAACCCGACCTCTCGCAGAAGTCGGGTTTGTTTGGATTAAATCTACTTCATAAGCATCGCTCGATCGTCGCTACCACTGATGCTCCCAAAGCATTAAAATCATACCCACCTTCCAATCCAAACACGATTTTGCGCGTTATTTGCAAACAATAATCGGTAAAGATGCCAAAATCTTCGGGATAGAGAGATATATTCGCTAGCGGATCGTCATGATGGGCGTCGTATCCCGCACTCACGATCAATAGATCTGGATTGAATGCCTTTAAAAAAGGCAGCACTCTAGTTTCAAATAGCGGCTGATAATCCGAGATCGTACTTCCCGCCTGCATTGGCAAATTTAACAGATTTTCGTACCCGCCCCGCTCTGTAGCCTTACCAGTACCGGGATAGTGCGGAAACTCATGCAGCGAACAGTAAGCAAGCTGCGGATTTTGAGCTACTACGGCTTGGGTACCATTACCATGATGGACGTCCCAATCGAGAATTGCCACCCGTTCGGCACCATTTGCCAGCGCGTAAGTTGCCGCGATCGCTGCATTACTAAAAATACAAAATCCCATCCCCCGCGCTGGCTCGGCATGATGCCCTGGCGGACGCGCCAATACAAACGTGGGTTCGCCTGTCTTTAGTGCGAGAGCGACCCCATCCAACCACGCATTTACAGCCAGGAGAGCCACATCATAGGTTTTAGCCGAGACGGGTGTATCCGGATCGATCGAGCCACCTTCGTTGCCAAGCTCCTCTACCAAGTGAATATAGCCAGCGGGGTGAATTTTCTCGATCCAAGCAAATGGCGATCGCGTTTCAATCGATGTCGGCTGTTTCCAATCGAGTTGGTTCGCCCATACTGCCCGTTCTAATGCCGATTTAATAGCGGTCAATCGGGCGGGTTTTTCGGGATGAAATGCCCCAGTCTGATGTAATAAAAACTTGTCTGAATAAATAACTGGAAACATGAGATTTTTATTTATATTTAGCGTCTAATTGTCAACTCGTGCTTTCCAACCAGTACCGTCTACCATATAAAGTTTCGATTCATAAACTTTTTCTAAAATAGCTATCAATTTAGGTCGATCCATGATTTCATAAGCGGTTTTCATCAATCCGCGAGCTTGTAATAATCTGGCTCGATTCTTTTCTTGAGTATCTTCATCCCAAAACCAAAGCGAACGACCTTTTTTTAATAAAGCCACCGCTCGCTCGTTTTCTACCGCACTAATGCGATCGGACAGAATGATACTCAACCCAGTATCAGATTCAACCCCAACGGGTCTAGCATCATCTATATTCAATTCATTATCGATAATAAATCGATCGAATCGCGGCTGCCAAAGTTGAGCTGCTGCTAAAAACCCATCTTTGTTATCCTTATCATCTTCATAATTTTCAATTACTTCTTCAAATCGATCGCTAATAGCAGCTAAAATACTTTCATGTACACTGATACCGCTACCATCACCATTATAAAACATTCCTACGCCCCGAAATCCCAAAGCTGGATCGTCTAATAACAAGCCCCAATGCTCTCCGGCAATTTCACCCTTGAGGCAAGTTAAAAACTCTGGCGGGTCGTCATAATATTGACCATCTAGCCACCAAGTGCTCCAATCGGTAGTAATATCGAGATAGTGTACGGCTTGATAATCTGCCAGAATTTGGTGCAAGGATTTACCCTCAGCTAGCTGTAATAAGAAATAGATCGGGCCAACAGGTTCGACGTTACAAAGTGCGCTCCAAAAATCTTCTCTTTCTGCGGCGGAGAGTCCCACAACAAATTCACAGAACCAGAACAATGAATCGGGAAATTCGATATTTTCAAGTCCATAAATGGATTGCAATTGTCTTTGATAGCGATCTTTGAGTTGGCTGCTCATGAAAGTTTAGATATAAACCCAAGGTTAACTATTTATTAACGACTGTTTCGATCTAAGATCGAAGATAAACCGACTCCCATCGAACTATCTCGATCGCAAATTTATCGATCGAACTTACTGTTTGAGTTCCAGCTTAAATCTGCACCGCTGCATACTTCAACACTTCCAATACCCGCACGGGATCGCAGCCATAAAGTCCGGCTCCCCAGGCGGCATTTTGCTCTACCACTGCCCAACCACGATCGCAAATTACACCCACATCCAATACCGCCGTGCGGGGCAACTCGATCCGAGTATCTGCCAAGACTAGATCGACAAAGGACTCTACCTCTGCTAATTCGGCATCAGCGGCTGCAAAATCTCGATCGCGTTGCAGTTCTCCATTCCTTAAATATACCGAAATTGCACGGATCTGGCGATCGAGCACAAAGCACCGAAATTCTTTTTCCCATGCCACCACTTCAGCCACCAAGACGGGCGTATCGTTATCGTATTCGAGCGGCAACTCCGCACCAGTATATACCCGCGCTGGGAAGCTCTTATCATTCGGCGGCTTGATAAATGCTGGCTCCACCAACTCTCGACAAGCTTCCAATGTCGATAGTGATCCCCATCGCTTGCGGAATTCTCTAGGTAAGTTCGGCAGCCAATCGAGTGGCGGTTCTAGGAGTCGCAGTCCAAATTCGGCGGCGAGCGTTTGTCCGAATAACCCCTCTAGATACAATACCGGATCGGCGATCGATCTCAACTCATCCAGCACCTGCCAACTTCGCAATCGTTCGACATCCCAGCCAAGGCGATTGGCGGCGCGCCACAAAGCTTGAGCATCTTCAGTAAACCGTGGCGTCAGAATTAATGTTGGCATCGGCGATTAAGGCGCTGTGGGAGTGGGATAACAATTATTCATGAAATTTAGGCGTTGCGGGATTCAGGTGTGAAGCATAGATCTGATACTGTCGCCCTCACCCCCAACCCCTCTGTCTTGTCTTGTCTCGTCTCGATCGCTCGTTCCCGGCAGGTTTCCCGCCGAGCGCGAGCCGCAAAATCCAAAATCCCTGGCATACTAAGATCTAGTCGATCGCTGCTGCTGAATATCATGTCTTCTGTAACCAATCTCACCACATTTAGCTTTGAAACCGTCAGTGTCGATCGCAATGGTGAAATAATCGATCGACGATCGGGTAAGGCTCAATACTTTACACTCAGCTTAGGCGATGGTATTGGATTGGATCTAGTCTCGATTCCTGGTGGTACATTGATGATGGGCGACGAGCGACACCATCAAGACGAGCAGCCAGTTCATCAAGTGACAGTACCAGCATTTTTTATAAGTAAATATCCGATTACTCAGGCGCAATATCGATCGATTATGGGCGAAAATGCCGGAAGTGGAATGGGAGATAATTACCCGATCGAGAAGGTTAGTTGGGATGATGCGATCGAATTCTGTAATAAATTATCGCAACAAACTGGCGATCGATATACTTTACCCAGTGAATCTCAATGGGAATATGCCTGTCGCGCTGGCACTACTACAGCATTTTACTTTGGGGAGACGATCGTGCCGGATTTGGTGAATTATCACGGGGATTATCCCTACCAGGGCGCACCCACAGGTGAAAATAGAGAACAAACGACACCTGTCGGGAGTTTCCCGCCGAATGCTTTTGGGTTATCTGACATGCACGGGAATGTGTGGGAATGGTGCCTGGATGAGTACCAACCCAGTTATCAAGGCGCGCCCATAGATGGCAGCGCGTGGATTTCGAGCGTGGAGGAAAGCAATCTCAAAAGAGTGATGCGCGGTGGTGCTTGGGATTACGTCGCGCGCGGATGTCGAAGTGCCGTGCGCGGTAGTCTAGCATCGCAGATTCGGCTGGCTGGGTGTGGATTGCGGGTGGTAAGGGCGGATGGGTAGATGGAGATCTGCAATCCAAAACCCAAAATCTCTACTTCCCCTCCATACTTGGCGTACATCTCTCCGTACAATCGCTAACGACAGTGCTTTGGGTAATGACGGTTTCGGGTTCCTTCGGGGGTGGCTCGGCGCAGACTTGGAGTGCAGTTGGGATCGTGGCGAAAGCAGCAATTAATCCACAGCTTAAGAACTTACGCATAGTTAAAGAGAAAATCGGGGTGTTTTCACAATTTAACTAGTAAAATTGGCAGAGCCTACGATCGCGATCGCATTTTGTGGTGTCTGTACTCTTGGTACATGCGTAATCCAAATTTGCCCGCTGGGGTGGCTTGAGCGTTGCTAATATCGGATTGCATCTGGGTGGGTAAAGACGTCAGCGCAGCGGGCTTAATGTAGTGTTCTGGAGGCTGAATTATCGGTGCGGCAAGGGCGGCAAATGTAATATCGATCGCCGAAAACTTGTCGCCTAATAAATATTTACGTCCATCGGCTAGCAATCCATCGACTCGATCGAATACTATCTCAATTTCTCGATAGGATTCCGTACCGGATGTATCGGTAACATTGTAGGTCGATCGGACGATCTTGCCTACTCTGGGAAAGATAGCGGGGAACAATAACTTCTCCCAAAATGGCACGCCCAAAGTCCAACGTGGATAGATTAATTGCGGAGAAAGGATATAAGAATATCCCCAACGGCGAATATGTACGCCTAATGTAAGATTGAATAAGTTTTCTAGCTCTAGAGTGAGTACTTGTAGGTTGGGATCGATCGGGTACAGCTTTTCGGGATACAGTCTGTCTAAATATCTCAAAATATCTGTCGAATCAGTTGCGGCACCCGTATCCGTTACCAAGACAGGAACGCTCCTACCGCCATATTTTTTAGTCGCATTCCGATGAAATGGCGGCATGTGCGCCATTTCTCGATATGGAACTTCTAAGTAGTCTAGTGCCCACCTTGCTTTCTCGCTGTAATGGCTCACAGGTATCGTAATCAGTCGAAAGTTGTTTGGCAGCATGAGCTAGGGAATATAATCGCACGATCTGTCCTTATAACAAACCACGATAACGGATAAAGAGCAACATTACTGCCCACGAACCCAAGGCAACTTTAATGGCGACGAGCACATTCAGGAGCGGGATAAACCCACCACTGATTAATGCCCCTAACTCGCCGTGGGGCAATTCTACACCAGAGAGATTAATCGCCGCGATGATGATGAAAGCGATCGCGGAGATTTTTTCCCAGGTAGCGGCGTGCCAACGCTGGTATAGTCGATCCATCTCTTCGGTAGAGGAGGTAATTGCCACTAAGCCGATGGCGGTACCACCCGCTACACCTGCGGCAAAACCACCACCAGGGCTGAGATGTCCGCGAATTGCCAATTCGATACTAACTAGTGCGGCAATTGTCGCGCCCAATCTGGCTAAAACGATCGAGGGTGAATCGGTAAATTGGTAGACTGTGGTGGCAGGTTGCTCGGTAGAGAGCAAGAATTTGACACCTAAGATGGCGATCGTAAACACGACGACTTCAAAGATCGTGTCGTAGAGCCGATTTCGGAGGATGATACCCGATACGGCATTGGGGATACCTGTCTCGCGGACGATCGTTTCGACGATGGTTAGTTGTGATAAGTCTGGGAGCGCGTTGGAAGTCAGCAGGATTTTGATACCCAGCGCGATACCTGCGATTAGATAAATCCATCTCATTGCTGTGGCTCCGTGACAGTCAGTTTACTAGCTAATGGGTTGATGTAGGTTAGGTTTGTGTCTGAGGGGAGTTGCGATCGCATCATCTCATAAAGACTGGAAATTCTGGTGGCGATCTCAGGCGCTCGATCGGGATTTAGAACGATCGTGGTATGAATGGTTCGATCGAGTAATGCTTGGCGCAAAGTCTGTGGATCTGGATAAGTAACTAGTTCGAGTCGCAGATAATGTTTGCTAAAAATCGTGCGTAACTCATTCTCCACGGAAGAATCGACAGTAGTTTCGTCGCTCAAGATGCCCAGCCGCACTACCATTGAAGATCGCACCGCGATCGCATATAAAGAAATCGATAATAAGGTGCCCATCAAAGCTTCGGTTAAAGCGACATCCGCCGCGCCGAGAATTGAATAGATGAGGGCGGCGATGGCACCGAGAATACCACGCATAATCAGTGCGTTGTAAGGATTGGACTGAAATACCAACATCAGCGCAGTGATGGGCAGCAGGGCAACGATCGCATAGATATAAGGATCTGTCATGACTCCTCCTGACTGCTCGCGCAATAGGCTAATACATAGCCTAACATTGTATTCCACACTGCCAACGAGATAATTGCGAGTATCAGTAATTGCCATTCACTAGGGAGTTTTAGCAACAATCCAAACACGATCGCCATCGAGCCGAGGGTATCTGAGACTGAGAGACTGTGCAACTTAAATAATACCGAGCGTTTGCCCAGTAGCGGTATCGTCCCCCAAAACCAGAAGATAATCCCCACACCGATGCAGAAATAACCGAGAATGTCTATCATATTTTCTCCATCTGGTTGAGTAAATGCGCCAACAACATAAATCCAGCATTGCCTACACTCAAGACGATCGCACCGACTACGCCAATCATCCAATCATCTCGGAGGACAGATACAACCAAGATGATAATCGATG harbors:
- a CDS encoding glutathione S-transferase family protein → MLPNNFRLITIPVSHYSEKARWALDYLEVPYREMAHMPPFHRNATKKYGGRSVPVLVTDTGAATDSTDILRYLDRLYPEKLYPIDPNLQVLTLELENLFNLTLGVHIRRWGYSYILSPQLIYPRWTLGVPFWEKLLFPAIFPRVGKIVRSTYNVTDTSGTESYREIEIVFDRVDGLLADGRKYLLGDKFSAIDITFAALAAPIIQPPEHYIKPAALTSLPTQMQSDISNAQATPAGKFGLRMYQEYRHHKMRSRS
- a CDS encoding monovalent cation/H(+) antiporter subunit G; translation: MIDILGYFCIGVGIIFWFWGTIPLLGKRSVLFKLHSLSVSDTLGSMAIVFGLLLKLPSEWQLLILAIISLAVWNTMLGYVLAYCASSQEES
- a CDS encoding DUF4040 domain-containing protein, encoding MTDPYIYAIVALLPITALMLVFQSNPYNALIMRGILGAIAALIYSILGAADVALTEALMGTLLSISLYAIAVRSSMVVRLGILSDETTVDSSVENELRTIFSKHYLRLELVTYPDPQTLRQALLDRTIHTTIVLNPDRAPEIATRISSLYEMMRSQLPSDTNLTYINPLASKLTVTEPQQ
- a CDS encoding Na(+)/H(+) antiporter subunit B encodes the protein MRWIYLIAGIALGIKILLTSNALPDLSQLTIVETIVRETGIPNAVSGIILRNRLYDTIFEVVVFTIAILGVKFLLSTEQPATTVYQFTDSPSIVLARLGATIAALVSIELAIRGHLSPGGGFAAGVAGGTAIGLVAITSSTEEMDRLYQRWHAATWEKISAIAFIIIAAINLSGVELPHGELGALISGGFIPLLNVLVAIKVALGSWAVMLLFIRYRGLL